The Accipiter gentilis chromosome 19, bAccGen1.1, whole genome shotgun sequence genome has a window encoding:
- the XNDC1N gene encoding protein XNDC1N isoform X1 encodes MAPVKISYIVSFSSQDPKYPVENLLHEDSLRPWLGCPQDRSRQLKVELQLERASPIGYVDVGNCGCAFLQIEVGRSSWPLEQPYLTLVPSVALMTPADSKLDQNRCGVRMFKEADFLALAVGQKWDRLRLTCSQPFSKHSQFGLSFIRVRTPLDPEHPQPPPPSQQGLEDAKPADSPWRSSPAFCRTFFPEPCSSSREEEQLKSHLQQLEPTAWSPARLSRPAQMVLSAVRSRALRPRASTGVPGGDPELPTEDLGGPLMPGSAQDVPAVPTRARRQPDSRQRAPSPLGRSLPAALRQSRSGGRARARSHQERRARRGDSGGDSNQGERGICPICSGRFSLDLLPLHASCCGEEDPDAAWPSSPLAETSPDTWVSCPICELPFSVAEVEWHASTCGEQAGTPGIPSSSYRVR; translated from the exons ATGGCTCCGGTTAAAATCAGCTACATCGTGTCCTTCTCCTCGCAG GATCCCAAGTACCCGGTGGAGAACTTGCTGCATGAGGACAGCCTTCGTCCCTGGCTCGGCTGCCCCCAGGACCGCAGCAGGCAGCTGAAAgtggagctgcagctggagagagccaGTCCCATCGGCTACGTGGATGTTG GCAACTGCGGCTGCGCCTTTCTCCAGATCGAGGTGGGACGTTCCTCGTGGCCGCTCGAACAGCCCTACCTCACCTTGGTGCCCAGTGTCGCGCTGATGACGCCGGCTGACTCGAAGCTGGATCAGAACCGCTGCGGGGTCCGAATGTTTAAAGAAG cagaCTTCCTGGCACTGGCGGTGGGGCAGAAGTGGGACCGCCTGCGGCTCACCTGCAGCCAGCCCTTCAGCAAGCACAGCCAGTTCGGGCTGTCCTTCATCCGCGTGCGCACGCCGCTGGACCCTGAgcacccccagccacccccacccTCGCAGCAAGGCCTG GAGGATGCTAAGCCTGCGGACAGCCCCTGGCGCTCCAGCCCTGCCTTTTGCCGGACTTTCTTTCCAGAACCATGCTC GAGCTCGagggaggaggagcagctgaagagccacctgcagcagctggaaccAACCGCCTGGAGCCCAGCCCGCCTCAGCCGCCCAGCCCAGATGGTGCTGTCAGCGGTGCGGAGCCGGGCATTGAGGCCCAGAGCCAGCACAGGTGTCCCAGGGGGTGACCCGGAGCTGCCGACTGAGGACCTGGGAGGCCCTCTGATGCCAG GGTCTGCGCAGGACGTCCCTGCAGTCCCCACAAGAGCTCGCAGGCAGCCGGACAGCAGGCAAAGAGCTCCCAGCCCTTTGGGCAG GTCTCTGCCAGCCGCCTTGAGGCAGTCCAGgtcaggaggaagagccagagcCCGCAGCCACCAAGAGAGACGGGCCAGGAGGGGTGACAGTGGAGGGGACAGCAATCAGGGGGAGAGGGGCATCTGCCCCATTTGCTCAG GCCGCTTCAGCCTGGATCTACTCCCCCTACATGCCTCCTGCTGTGGGGAAGAAGACCCCGATGCAGCCTGGCCTTCCTCCCCGCTGGCAGAGACGTCCCCCGACACCTGGGTGTCCTGCCCCATCTGCGAGCTGCCCTTCAGCGTGGCAGAGGTGGAGTGGCACGCCAGCACTTgcggggagcaggcagggacgcCGGGcatcc
- the XNDC1N gene encoding protein XNDC1N isoform X2 encodes MAPVKISYIVSFSSQDPKYPVENLLHEDSLRPWLGCPQDRSRQLKVELQLERASPIGYVDVGNCGCAFLQIEVGRSSWPLEQPYLTLVPSVALMTPADSKLDQNRCGVRMFKEDFLALAVGQKWDRLRLTCSQPFSKHSQFGLSFIRVRTPLDPEHPQPPPPSQQGLEDAKPADSPWRSSPAFCRTFFPEPCSSSREEEQLKSHLQQLEPTAWSPARLSRPAQMVLSAVRSRALRPRASTGVPGGDPELPTEDLGGPLMPGSAQDVPAVPTRARRQPDSRQRAPSPLGRSLPAALRQSRSGGRARARSHQERRARRGDSGGDSNQGERGICPICSGRFSLDLLPLHASCCGEEDPDAAWPSSPLAETSPDTWVSCPICELPFSVAEVEWHASTCGEQAGTPGIPSSSYRVR; translated from the exons ATGGCTCCGGTTAAAATCAGCTACATCGTGTCCTTCTCCTCGCAG GATCCCAAGTACCCGGTGGAGAACTTGCTGCATGAGGACAGCCTTCGTCCCTGGCTCGGCTGCCCCCAGGACCGCAGCAGGCAGCTGAAAgtggagctgcagctggagagagccaGTCCCATCGGCTACGTGGATGTTG GCAACTGCGGCTGCGCCTTTCTCCAGATCGAGGTGGGACGTTCCTCGTGGCCGCTCGAACAGCCCTACCTCACCTTGGTGCCCAGTGTCGCGCTGATGACGCCGGCTGACTCGAAGCTGGATCAGAACCGCTGCGGGGTCCGAATGTTTAAAGAAG aCTTCCTGGCACTGGCGGTGGGGCAGAAGTGGGACCGCCTGCGGCTCACCTGCAGCCAGCCCTTCAGCAAGCACAGCCAGTTCGGGCTGTCCTTCATCCGCGTGCGCACGCCGCTGGACCCTGAgcacccccagccacccccacccTCGCAGCAAGGCCTG GAGGATGCTAAGCCTGCGGACAGCCCCTGGCGCTCCAGCCCTGCCTTTTGCCGGACTTTCTTTCCAGAACCATGCTC GAGCTCGagggaggaggagcagctgaagagccacctgcagcagctggaaccAACCGCCTGGAGCCCAGCCCGCCTCAGCCGCCCAGCCCAGATGGTGCTGTCAGCGGTGCGGAGCCGGGCATTGAGGCCCAGAGCCAGCACAGGTGTCCCAGGGGGTGACCCGGAGCTGCCGACTGAGGACCTGGGAGGCCCTCTGATGCCAG GGTCTGCGCAGGACGTCCCTGCAGTCCCCACAAGAGCTCGCAGGCAGCCGGACAGCAGGCAAAGAGCTCCCAGCCCTTTGGGCAG GTCTCTGCCAGCCGCCTTGAGGCAGTCCAGgtcaggaggaagagccagagcCCGCAGCCACCAAGAGAGACGGGCCAGGAGGGGTGACAGTGGAGGGGACAGCAATCAGGGGGAGAGGGGCATCTGCCCCATTTGCTCAG GCCGCTTCAGCCTGGATCTACTCCCCCTACATGCCTCCTGCTGTGGGGAAGAAGACCCCGATGCAGCCTGGCCTTCCTCCCCGCTGGCAGAGACGTCCCCCGACACCTGGGTGTCCTGCCCCATCTGCGAGCTGCCCTTCAGCGTGGCAGAGGTGGAGTGGCACGCCAGCACTTgcggggagcaggcagggacgcCGGGcatcc
- the RNF121 gene encoding RING finger protein 121 isoform X1 — protein MAAVLEVEVGGPVERDVEEVDLSHLSPEERWRVEHARMHAKHRGHEAMHAEMVLILIATLVVAQLLLVQWKQRHPRSYNMVTLFQMWVVPLYFTIKLYWWRFLVIWVLFSAVTAFVTFRATRKPLVQTTPRLVYKWFLLIYKISYATGIVGYMAVMFTLFGLNLLFRIKPEDAMDFGISLLFYGLYYGVLERDFAEMCADYMASTIGFYSASGMPTKHLSDSVCAVCGQQIFVDVNEEGIIENTYRLSCNHVFHEFCIRGWCIVGKKQTCPYCKEKVDLKRMFSNPWERPHVMYGQLLDWLRYLVAWQPVIIGLVQGINYILGLE, from the exons ATGGCGGCGGTGCTGGAAGTGGAGGTTGGAGGCCCCGTCGAGCGGGATGTGGAGGAG gtcGATCTTTCACACTTGTCCCCAGAGGAGAGATGGAG GGTGGAGCATGCACGGATGCATGCCAAGCACCGTGGTCACGAGGCTATGCATGCCGAAATGGTCCTCATCCTTATCGCCACGCTAGTGGTGGCACAGCTCCTGTTGGTTCAGTGGAAACAGAGGCACCCTCGCTCCTACAAC ATGGTGACCCTCTTCCAGATGTGGGTAGTGCCTCTGTATTTCACGATCAAGCTGTACTGGTGGCGGTTCCTGGTAATCTGGGTGCTCTTCTCAGCAGTCACAGCATTTGTCACCTTCAGGGCAACTCGAAAACCTCTGGTACAGACAACGCCCAG gctggtttaTAAATGGTTTCTACTAATATACAAGATCAGCTATGCCACTGGAATCGTAGGGTACATGGCTGTGATGTTTACGCTTTTTGGTCTTAACTTATTATTCAG AATCAAACCAGAAGACGCGATGGACTTTGGCATTTCCCTCCTCTTCTATGGTCTTTACTACGGGGTGTTAGAGCGGGACTTTGCTGAGATGTGTGCAGATTACATGGCCTCAACGATCGGG TTCTACAGCGCCTCGGGGATGCCCACCAAGCACCTCTCCGACAGCGTCTGCGCCGTCTGTGGTCAGCAGATCTTTGTGGATGTCAACGAGGAAGGGATCATTGAGAACACCTACCGCCTCTCCTGCAACCACGT GTTTCACGAGTTCTGCATCCGTGGCTGGTGCATCGTCGGGAAGAAGCAGACGTGTCCATACTGCAAAGAGAAGGTGGATCTTAAGAGGATGTTCAGTAACCC CTGGGAGAGGCCTCATGTCATGTATGGGCAGCTGCTGGACTGGCTGCGCTACCTGGTGGCCTGGCAGCCGGTGATCATCGGACTGGTCCAAGGCATCAACTACATCCTGGGGCTGGAGTAA
- the RNF121 gene encoding RING finger protein 121 isoform X2, with amino-acid sequence MAAVLEVEVGGPVERDVEEVDLSHLSPEERWRVEHARMHAKHRGHEAMHAEMVLILIATLVVAQLLLVQWKQRHPRSYNMVTLFQMWVVPLYFTIKLYWWRFLVIWVLFSAVTAFVTFRATRKPLVQTTPRLVYKWFLLIYKISYATGIVGYMAVMFTLFGLNLLFRIKPEDAMDFGISLLFYGLYYGVLERDFAEMCADYMASTIGFYSASGMPTKHLSDSVCAVCGQQIFVDVNEEGIIENTYRLSCNHVFHEFCIRGWCIVGKKQTCPYCKEKVDLKRMFSNPSCPAGRGLMSCMGSCWTGCATWWPGSR; translated from the exons ATGGCGGCGGTGCTGGAAGTGGAGGTTGGAGGCCCCGTCGAGCGGGATGTGGAGGAG gtcGATCTTTCACACTTGTCCCCAGAGGAGAGATGGAG GGTGGAGCATGCACGGATGCATGCCAAGCACCGTGGTCACGAGGCTATGCATGCCGAAATGGTCCTCATCCTTATCGCCACGCTAGTGGTGGCACAGCTCCTGTTGGTTCAGTGGAAACAGAGGCACCCTCGCTCCTACAAC ATGGTGACCCTCTTCCAGATGTGGGTAGTGCCTCTGTATTTCACGATCAAGCTGTACTGGTGGCGGTTCCTGGTAATCTGGGTGCTCTTCTCAGCAGTCACAGCATTTGTCACCTTCAGGGCAACTCGAAAACCTCTGGTACAGACAACGCCCAG gctggtttaTAAATGGTTTCTACTAATATACAAGATCAGCTATGCCACTGGAATCGTAGGGTACATGGCTGTGATGTTTACGCTTTTTGGTCTTAACTTATTATTCAG AATCAAACCAGAAGACGCGATGGACTTTGGCATTTCCCTCCTCTTCTATGGTCTTTACTACGGGGTGTTAGAGCGGGACTTTGCTGAGATGTGTGCAGATTACATGGCCTCAACGATCGGG TTCTACAGCGCCTCGGGGATGCCCACCAAGCACCTCTCCGACAGCGTCTGCGCCGTCTGTGGTCAGCAGATCTTTGTGGATGTCAACGAGGAAGGGATCATTGAGAACACCTACCGCCTCTCCTGCAACCACGT GTTTCACGAGTTCTGCATCCGTGGCTGGTGCATCGTCGGGAAGAAGCAGACGTGTCCATACTGCAAAGAGAAGGTGGATCTTAAGAGGATGTTCAGTAA TCCTTCTTGCCCAGCTGGGAGAGGCCTCATGTCATGTATGGGCAGCTGCTGGACTGGCTGCGCTACCTGGTGGCCTGGCAGCCGGTGA
- the IL18BP gene encoding interleukin-18-binding protein, whose amino-acid sequence MDRLRPAGMSGPPARLLLPLLCCALAARCTGAMALKPPSITDLRMPAEPPHPGERVTVSCGAVSGLPELTLLYWLGNGSFVEKLHPDGAVSEGTVLEEPQGSGAVLRRDLHFSSFGAQHLYTNFTCVVLSPLGVDTREVRWPPPAPAPAPAESRGLG is encoded by the exons ATGGACCGGCTGCGACCCGCCG GGATGTCGGGACCCCCTGCCcggctgctcctgcccctgctctgctgcGCCCTGGCCGCCCGCTGCACGG GTGCCATGGCCCTGAAGCCCCCCAGCATCACCGACCTGCGGATGCCGGCAGAGCCCCCCCACCCAG GTGAGAGAGTGACGGTCTCCTGCGGGGCAGTGAGCGGCCTCCCCGAGCTCACACTGCTCTACTGGCTGGGGAACGGCTCCTTCGTGGAGAAGCTGCACCCGGACGGGGCCGTGAGCGAGGGAACGGTGCT AGAGGAGCCGCAGGGCTCAGGGGCAGTGCTGCGCCGTGACCTGCACTTCAGCTCCTTCGGTGCCCAGCACCTCTACACTAACTTCACCTGCGTGGTGCTCAGTCCCCTCGGCGTCGACACCAGGGAGGTGCGGTGGCCGCCCCCGGCACCAGCCCCGGCCCCTGCCGAGAGCAGGGGACTGGGCTGA
- the ART1 gene encoding GPI-linked NAD(P)(+)--arginine ADP-ribosyltransferase 1: MQLGLLSPSLPCFSPQPPPWPRRPPQADPALASPPPQPLAEEPAASLSAAPRQLGASPRAALPAMEHLTLGLVLLAGTLAAGTPPHRRDLNTVKELALDMAPTAFDDQYQGCSRMMEELLEELNRTEFANNSVYAKTWTLAAAEWRSRQGRVPQLLALRPEQAVALLAYTLPEPLYEAFNNAVRKAGRSREEYLGAFHFKALHFLMSEALRTLRDAQPRRCHRVYRGIRDIRFTAQHHQRVRFGHFTSTSLREESTQPFGQDTLFSVDTCYGVSIRNFSYIPTEEEVLIPPFEIFEVTNVTRDKHRAFIQLRSQGTRSTYNCELVKEKRCKSQPCVFSTGRSVPRDPPRLWGLLLAAAALAVMGAL; the protein is encoded by the exons ATGCAGCTGGGGCTGCTttcccccagcctgccctgcttcTCCCCGCAACCCCCTCCctggccccgccgccctccccaaGCTGACCCTGCTCttgcttccccacctccccagccgcTTGCGGAGGAACCGGCTGCTTCCCTGTCTGCAGCTCCGCGGCAGCTGGGGGCTTCCcccagggcagctctgcccgCCATGGAGCATCTGACGCTGGGCTTGGTGCTGCTGGCCGGGACCCTGGCCGCCGGCACCCCCCCACACCGACGAGACCTCAACACCGTCAAGGAATTGGCACTGGACATGGCCCCCACCGCCTTCGACGACCAGTACCAGGGCTGCAGCCGCATGATGGAGGAGTTGCTGGAGGAACTCAACCGCACCGAGTTTGCCAACAACAGCGTCTACGCCAAGACCTGGACCCTCGCCGCTGCCGAATGGCGGAGCCGACAGGGCCGTGTCccccagctgctggctctgcGGCCGGAGCAGGCGGTCGCCCTCCTGGCGTACACGCTGCCAGAACCCCTGTACGAGGCGTTCAACAATGCCGTGCGTAAGGCCGGGCGCTCCCGCGAGGAATACCTGGGTGCTTTCCACTTCAAGGCGCTGCATTTCCTCATGAGCGAGGCCCTGCGCACCCTGCGGGATGCCCAGCCCCGCCGCTGCCACCGTGTCTACCGGGGCATCCGGGACATCCGCTTCACCgcccagcaccaccagcgtgtCCGCTTCGGCCACTTCACCTCCACCTCCCTCCGGGAAGAGAGCACCCAGCCCTTCGGCCAGGACACCTTATTCTCGGTGGACACCTGCTACGGCGTCTCCATCAGGAACTTCTCCTACATCCCCACAGAGGAGGAGGTCCTCATCCCACCCTTCGAGATCTTCGAGGTCACCAACGTCACCCGCGACAAGCACAGAGCCTTCATCCAGCTCCGCTCCCAGGGCACGCGCAGCACCTACAACTGCGAGTTGGTGAAAG AGAAGAGATGCAAGAGCCAGCCGTGCGTCTTCAGCACAG GCAGGAgtgtccccagggaccccccacgCCTCTGGGGGCTCCTCCTGGCAGCCGCAGCCCTGGCAGTCATGGGGGCCCTCTGA